The window CTGCCTGCTTCGCACATGCCGCTTGCGGACATCACCACATTCCCGGCCTGGATTTCATTGAGTTTTTTTGACTCTTCAACTGAGTCCACCAGGTGCAACCCTGGAAAGTCCAGCGGATCTTCGAATTTCAACCTTCTCAGATATTCTTCATCATAACATTCGGAAAGCGCACGGCGGTATACCTCTGTCACTTTTTTAGCCATCGGCGAGTCGATGAAGAAATTCAGATCCCCGATTTCATGCCTCTCGATCAGGTCGCGGAAACAGTAAAGCAGTTCCTGTGTCCTGCCGATGGCAAAGGCCGGGATGATCAGGTTGCCTTTCTGGAGATTCACATCTCTGAATATCTCCAGCAGCTTTTTCTCGGTATCGTCTATACTTTCATGCACCCTGTTCCCGTATGTAGCTTCGCAGAAAACATAATCCGCTTGAGGAACGATTTCAGGGTCGCGGATGATCGGCTGGTTTTTCCGGCCCAGATCGCCTGAAAACAGGATTGAAGTTGTTTTGCCGGCATGTTTGACTGTCAGGCAGATCATTGCAGAACCAAGAATATGCCCTGCATCCAGAAGCTGAAAGCTGAAAACTTTGTTCAGGAAAGTTTCCTGATGATACTTTACAGGTACAAAATATGAAAGCGCTTTATCAGCATCTTCCAGGGTGTAAAGTGGTTCGACAGGACCCAGACCTTTCCGTTCGTTCTTCTTGGTCCTCCAGGCTGCTTCCTGTTCCTGGATCTGCCCGGAATCCCGGAGAGTGATCTCTGCCAGCTGAGCTGTAGCCTGGTGGCAATAGATTTTTCCCTGGAAACCGCTTTTCACGATCAGGGGGATCCTTCCGCAGTGGTCGATGTGCGTATGGGTTAAGATCAGACCATCCACTGAAGAAAGTTCGACCCCCAGCGGTTCCATGTTGCGGTAGAAAAGTTCTTTTTTTCCCTGGAACATTCCGCAGTCCACCAGCAATTTCAGTCCCTCAGCCTCGACCAGATAGCACGATCCGGTTACAGTGCCCGCACCACCGAGAAAGGTAATATTGATCATTCTGCACCTCATGATTCTGGATATATTTCATGATAACACAGGATTCCAGAAATGCCGCAAATTGTCTCTTGCATTGCAGGCGAATCCAAATATAATTGGCCTATAGAAACCGGTAAGAAGAATCAATCTCTATTGAGTTTCAATTATCAGGAGGAGTAAATGTCGAGACTGCTGTGCGCGCTGATTCTTGTTTTAATGGTCTGTCTTCAGGCTGGTGAAGTCCCTGGATTCAATATTTTAAGGGATACGCCTTCTTTTCCCAATTTCACTCTTTCAGAGATGAAAATCTGGAGCATAGCGGAAAAAATTGCGAAAACAGGCCCGACTGATGTCAGATACTTTGAATCCGAACTTAAGAACATGTTCAAGAATTTTCCCGCAACCTATTTCAAAACAAACTGCCCGGATAAATTCAACCTTCCAGGAGCCGGAAATTCCATCTCAGATCCACAGAAAAGCGCTATCCTCGAATCAATGGGCTACGCACATTGCTGGGGAATGGCCTATGTCACGAAAATGTTCTTCGAACACGCCACTTTCAGCGGCCGCAGGATCCCGCGAGAACAGGATCTCCAGAGCA is drawn from Candidatus Wallbacteria bacterium and contains these coding sequences:
- a CDS encoding MBL fold metallo-hydrolase; translated protein: MINITFLGGAGTVTGSCYLVEAEGLKLLVDCGMFQGKKELFYRNMEPLGVELSSVDGLILTHTHIDHCGRIPLIVKSGFQGKIYCHQATAQLAEITLRDSGQIQEQEAAWRTKKNERKGLGPVEPLYTLEDADKALSYFVPVKYHQETFLNKVFSFQLLDAGHILGSAMICLTVKHAGKTTSILFSGDLGRKNQPIIRDPEIVPQADYVFCEATYGNRVHESIDDTEKKLLEIFRDVNLQKGNLIIPAFAIGRTQELLYCFRDLIERHEIGDLNFFIDSPMAKKVTEVYRRALSECYDEEYLRRLKFEDPLDFPGLHLVDSVEESKKLNEIQAGNVVMSASGMCEAGRVLHHLKHNLWRKNAHILLTGYQAEGTLGRSLQGGAKTVKIMREEVVVNAQVHFLPTLSAHADQIEIIQWLSNFRNQPQLILVHGEQDGLAGLSEAVKNKFGWNCLIPAHREIMRLL